Proteins from a genomic interval of Youhaiella tibetensis:
- a CDS encoding GNAT family N-acetyltransferase produces MDEALSQSAEIALRAGASAFEVTLMPVTKTSLTAAWGVNPLALSSFEDVSGLSQVIDLSVSEELIWQGFSSDARRQIRLAQDAGYCVERVDWLQSLDHYYALHCETYVRTGVPPHPRSYFAGIAERMAPRGNAALWCVRDKDGTAVAYHNDSWFGEAAYYHTGCSATGSATSGSGYLLFWEAMLGARRSGILWYDCGAVFPGTDNSKQQGLTTFKTKFGGETHRLFRARRQFAKPQAAAEVLRGGPAHTGRARTLAKKVTSWLR; encoded by the coding sequence ATGGACGAAGCACTCTCGCAGAGTGCTGAGATTGCACTAAGGGCTGGCGCTTCGGCCTTTGAGGTGACGCTGATGCCTGTCACCAAGACTTCATTAACAGCAGCATGGGGCGTCAATCCACTGGCGCTCAGCAGTTTCGAGGATGTTTCAGGCCTATCTCAGGTTATTGATCTTAGTGTATCGGAGGAACTTATCTGGCAGGGTTTCTCTTCTGATGCGCGCAGGCAGATTCGATTAGCTCAGGATGCTGGTTACTGCGTCGAGCGAGTCGACTGGCTCCAGTCTCTCGATCACTATTACGCGCTACACTGCGAAACCTATGTCCGGACGGGAGTTCCCCCTCACCCACGATCCTACTTCGCCGGGATCGCGGAGCGCATGGCCCCTCGGGGCAATGCTGCCCTTTGGTGCGTGCGGGATAAAGACGGCACCGCGGTCGCGTATCACAACGACTCTTGGTTCGGCGAGGCCGCCTACTATCACACCGGATGCTCTGCAACCGGAAGTGCGACTTCGGGTTCGGGCTATCTTCTATTTTGGGAGGCGATGCTGGGAGCACGACGGAGCGGCATCTTGTGGTATGATTGTGGCGCTGTGTTTCCAGGAACCGACAACTCCAAGCAGCAGGGGCTTACGACTTTCAAGACAAAGTTTGGCGGCGAAACGCATCGGCTGTTTAGGGCACGACGGCAGTTTGCCAAACCACAGGCGGCGGCCGAGGTGCTTCGTGGAGGTCCGGCCCACACCGGCAGGGCAAGGACTCTTGCCAAGAAAGTAACCTCATGGCTGCGATGA
- a CDS encoding sulfotransferase domain-containing protein, with product MTNYLRNWFQNRRQNARPAKTAFDFYSIGYPKTGNTWTRILLGSYVRSLHNLPELPLFDPVEMAELKSRGYDGPTGIFTHQPLEWSDQDSGELTFQNVIAPFLEQKVILLVRHPLDTLVSSFMHWKHRSTPQYSGTLRDFVSDPVFGLDKLLRFYQLWADHHTAVGSFLCARYEDTHRDTTGQLSRLVAFLEERVDENAIRDAVSFSSFENLKGLEASGTRLVYKSSGFHAFGDGDRSNPDAFHIRNGKVAGYRTELPPEIIADLEERVQAEMPQIYGYT from the coding sequence GTGACCAATTATCTTAGAAACTGGTTTCAGAATAGAAGGCAAAACGCTCGTCCAGCGAAAACTGCCTTCGACTTTTATTCGATAGGCTATCCCAAAACAGGCAATACATGGACTCGCATCTTACTGGGTAGTTACGTACGCAGCTTACACAACCTGCCCGAATTACCACTTTTCGACCCAGTCGAAATGGCGGAGCTGAAATCACGCGGCTACGATGGACCTACGGGTATATTTACTCACCAGCCCCTTGAGTGGTCAGACCAAGATTCTGGTGAACTTACATTTCAGAATGTAATAGCCCCTTTCCTGGAACAAAAGGTCATATTGCTCGTCCGCCACCCGCTTGATACTCTCGTTTCTAGTTTTATGCACTGGAAGCACAGATCCACGCCGCAATATTCCGGCACGTTACGCGATTTCGTTAGCGACCCAGTCTTTGGCTTGGACAAGCTATTACGATTTTATCAGTTGTGGGCTGACCATCACACGGCGGTTGGCAGTTTTCTTTGTGCGCGATATGAGGACACTCATAGGGATACGACTGGCCAGTTGTCTCGGTTGGTGGCTTTCCTCGAAGAGCGCGTCGACGAGAACGCGATCCGCGACGCTGTATCCTTTTCATCGTTCGAAAATCTTAAGGGGCTGGAGGCCTCCGGCACTCGTTTGGTCTATAAATCTTCAGGGTTTCACGCCTTTGGTGACGGGGACAGGAGCAACCCAGACGCGTTTCACATCAGGAACGGGAAGGTTGCAGGCTATCGAACCGAGCTGCCCCCAGAGATAATTGCTGATCTCGAAGAGCGAGTGCAGGCGGAGATGCCCCAAATCTACGGCTATACGTAG
- a CDS encoding ABC transporter ATP-binding protein, whose translation MSNSEIAVRVEGLGKRYLLPHQGQRKGLDLARSHLAEFLPFLAHEEQDYFWALKDVSFELKRGDIVGILGRNGSGKSTLLKILSGITLPTTGRAELHGRIGSLLEVGTGFHPDLSGRENVFMAGALLGLKQREIRARFDEIVDFAGIEKFIDLPVKRYSSGMYVRLAYAVASMLRSDILILDEVLSVGDASFREKSQKNIESIANDGRTVLFVSHNARAVRSICKSGIVLEAGECVFQGSANDALNKYMQKLHHFDEEIVQVADHVACSDISVAPRLGATNSILRWVSTHKADGTEARRFQTGEPFIVRIGYENSNAPHPYFSVLLQNEFAERVATIHSTHSSEQLSVPASGVIECRIEELRIGEGTYHIMIDHGNYGGSRAQVTSLDCVPNAMSVAVELGGYVAGVGLDSYQGAAHRSTWALREGGK comes from the coding sequence ATGTCCAATAGCGAAATCGCCGTTCGCGTGGAGGGACTGGGAAAGCGCTACCTGCTGCCACACCAGGGGCAAAGGAAAGGTCTGGACCTGGCGCGGTCCCATCTCGCCGAGTTCCTGCCTTTTCTCGCCCACGAAGAGCAAGACTACTTCTGGGCGCTCAAGGACGTTAGCTTTGAGCTCAAGCGCGGTGACATCGTCGGCATTCTCGGACGCAACGGCTCGGGCAAAAGCACCCTGCTCAAGATCCTTTCAGGCATTACGCTACCCACGACGGGCCGCGCGGAGCTGCACGGACGGATAGGTTCGCTCCTTGAAGTGGGTACTGGCTTTCATCCCGATCTGTCGGGACGCGAGAACGTGTTCATGGCGGGCGCCTTGCTGGGCCTCAAGCAGCGGGAAATCCGCGCCCGCTTTGACGAGATTGTTGATTTCGCGGGCATCGAGAAATTCATCGACCTGCCAGTGAAACGCTATTCGAGCGGCATGTATGTGCGCCTGGCCTATGCTGTGGCATCGATGCTGCGCTCCGACATCCTGATCCTTGATGAGGTGCTCTCTGTAGGTGACGCTTCTTTCCGTGAGAAGAGCCAGAAGAATATCGAGTCCATCGCCAACGACGGCCGCACCGTGCTGTTCGTCAGCCACAATGCTCGGGCGGTTCGATCAATCTGCAAGAGCGGAATCGTCCTGGAGGCGGGGGAATGCGTGTTCCAAGGCAGCGCCAATGATGCGCTGAACAAGTACATGCAGAAGCTGCACCATTTCGACGAAGAAATAGTTCAGGTGGCTGACCACGTGGCCTGCAGCGACATCAGCGTCGCGCCAAGGCTCGGTGCAACTAATTCGATTCTACGCTGGGTCTCCACGCACAAGGCGGACGGTACGGAGGCCCGTCGATTCCAGACGGGCGAACCTTTCATAGTGCGGATCGGCTACGAAAATTCAAACGCGCCCCACCCGTACTTTTCGGTGTTGTTGCAGAACGAATTTGCTGAACGGGTTGCGACCATTCACAGCACGCACAGTTCTGAACAGTTATCCGTTCCCGCTTCCGGTGTTATCGAGTGCCGCATCGAAGAACTCCGCATCGGAGAGGGCACATACCATATCATGATTGACCACGGGAACTACGGCGGTTCGCGCGCTCAGGTGACGTCGTTGGATTGTGTGCCGAATGCGATGTCCGTCGCCGTCGAGCTAGGCGGATACGTCGCGGGCGTTGGCCTCGACAGCTACCAAGGCGCAGCGCATCGCTCGACTTGGGCTTTGCGTGAAGGAGGTAAATAG
- a CDS encoding ABC transporter permease has protein sequence MTLKIIEAKSRRTLPDLGEVWQHRELGLLLTYRQIAGRYKQMLLGGLWAVLEPLATLALMTVVFGAVLRVDTNGFPYPVFAFAGLIPWLLFSRATQAIAGSLQENMALLSKVYFPRLILPMVALFRELFDSLITVAILIILAAVYGFFPSWKYLLILPALAMVGLGAAAIGLWVAALMVRLRDIRPLLTIVLQAGMYLTPILYSPSMVPERFMPIYQLNPMYWAVELFRWILLGQDFHLTPSFYVAMGLTLVLLVTGLFVFSVYEKVTVDVQ, from the coding sequence ATGACACTCAAGATCATCGAAGCGAAATCGCGCCGCACACTTCCGGACTTAGGAGAGGTATGGCAGCACCGGGAACTGGGCCTTCTGCTCACCTATCGGCAGATCGCTGGCCGCTATAAGCAGATGCTGCTCGGCGGCCTATGGGCCGTCCTGGAACCGCTGGCGACACTTGCCCTGATGACAGTCGTCTTCGGTGCCGTGCTTCGGGTCGACACCAATGGTTTTCCTTACCCGGTTTTTGCCTTCGCCGGCCTGATCCCCTGGCTTCTGTTCAGCAGGGCGACCCAAGCCATCGCAGGGTCCTTGCAGGAAAACATGGCGCTGTTGTCCAAGGTCTATTTCCCGCGCTTGATCCTGCCCATGGTGGCGCTGTTTCGAGAGCTCTTCGACAGTCTCATCACGGTCGCCATTCTCATCATTCTCGCCGCCGTCTACGGGTTCTTTCCCAGCTGGAAATACCTGCTCATTCTGCCGGCTCTGGCGATGGTTGGCCTGGGCGCGGCGGCGATAGGCCTGTGGGTCGCGGCCCTCATGGTGCGGTTGCGTGACATCAGGCCGCTGCTCACCATCGTTCTGCAGGCCGGCATGTACCTCACGCCTATCCTGTACAGTCCGTCGATGGTGCCGGAACGGTTCATGCCCATCTACCAGCTCAATCCCATGTACTGGGCGGTCGAGCTGTTTCGCTGGATACTGCTCGGGCAGGACTTTCACCTTACCCCCAGCTTCTACGTGGCCATGGGCCTGACGCTGGTGCTGCTGGTCACCGGGCTCTTCGTGTTTTCCGTGTATGAGAAGGTGACGGTCGATGTCCAATAG
- a CDS encoding sugar transferase, protein MTERTKGGRRSITTAQALLDLTERGGRRRKHRYWRDLRGFLAPALTVILAQVALYAFLTTLPGRDDWLNIMVAVAVLAFVPAVAGILLAAFRGNEAPIVSSGVVMLVLYSFAVSMLSAFRVPISYVAIAVCIPVGTVVMAYANIRFQRSMVVRVALAPFSQTDDVLRQIGKNIPVLSGPDADLSDIDLLLIDPKAHHTEKWSGMLAQCYLGGVEIMSWTRYIEIWHGRLDVSSFDVSHLAYTYSQFLYAQTKRFLDLAVVVLTLPVSLTLAVFVAGYIWFRDGGPVLFVQLRRGFGGRSFRMYKFRTMYKGTAGGATREGDSRIIPGCDILRKLRLDELPQLYNVLRGEMSLIGPRPEAIDLARNYERDIPKYTARLLVLPGITGWAQVNYGYSGNSEEALSKLSYDLYYIKHLSFDLDALILFKTVATVLLSRGAR, encoded by the coding sequence ATGACCGAGCGGACTAAAGGCGGACGCCGCTCGATCACGACTGCTCAAGCCCTCCTCGATCTCACAGAGAGAGGCGGCCGTCGACGCAAGCACAGGTACTGGCGCGATCTCCGCGGCTTTCTTGCTCCGGCGTTGACTGTAATTCTCGCTCAGGTCGCGCTCTATGCGTTCCTGACGACCTTGCCTGGTCGGGATGACTGGCTCAACATCATGGTTGCCGTCGCCGTACTCGCATTTGTACCTGCCGTTGCGGGGATATTACTGGCTGCGTTTCGAGGCAACGAGGCTCCGATAGTATCGTCCGGCGTGGTTATGCTGGTCCTCTACAGCTTCGCCGTCAGCATGCTGTCCGCGTTTCGGGTGCCGATAAGCTACGTGGCCATCGCTGTTTGCATCCCCGTCGGGACAGTGGTCATGGCCTACGCCAATATCCGCTTTCAGCGATCCATGGTCGTCAGGGTGGCCCTGGCGCCGTTTTCTCAAACGGACGATGTACTCCGGCAGATCGGCAAGAACATTCCGGTCCTCTCCGGACCTGATGCCGACCTCTCGGACATTGATCTGCTGCTGATCGACCCCAAAGCACACCACACCGAAAAATGGTCGGGAATGCTGGCGCAATGCTACCTCGGCGGCGTGGAGATCATGTCATGGACGAGGTACATCGAGATCTGGCACGGTCGGCTCGACGTTTCGAGTTTCGACGTGTCGCACCTGGCCTACACTTATTCCCAATTTCTCTACGCACAGACCAAGAGGTTCCTTGATCTTGCCGTGGTCGTGCTGACCCTTCCGGTGAGCCTTACCCTTGCGGTCTTCGTGGCTGGCTATATCTGGTTTCGAGATGGTGGGCCGGTCTTGTTCGTTCAGTTGCGACGCGGTTTTGGCGGGCGCAGCTTCCGGATGTACAAATTCCGCACGATGTACAAGGGAACCGCCGGGGGCGCCACGCGCGAGGGCGACAGCCGCATCATCCCCGGCTGCGACATTCTCAGAAAGCTCCGCCTTGACGAATTGCCTCAGCTCTACAACGTGCTGAGGGGCGAGATGAGCCTGATCGGCCCTCGGCCTGAGGCCATAGACCTGGCTCGGAACTATGAGCGCGACATCCCAAAATACACTGCCCGCCTCCTCGTGCTTCCAGGCATTACCGGATGGGCCCAGGTGAATTACGGGTACTCCGGAAATTCCGAAGAAGCATTATCAAAGTTATCGTACGACCTTTATTATATTAAGCACCTTTCTTTCGACCTGGATGCCCTCATCCTCTTCAAGACGGTTGCCACGGTTTTGCTGAGCCGAGGCGCACGATAG
- a CDS encoding pseudouridine synthase — protein sequence MTPELPNQYIYTPPMEPYLTVIHEDEDIIVLDKPSGLLSVPGKPEELKDCLESRARERYPTASTIHRLDKDTSGVVVMALNKWAHGRIGIQFEKRQTEKFYEARLWGLLEEDRGRVDLPLATDWERKPRQRVDFERGRPSQTDWEVLSRDGNTTRVKLMPITGRTHQLRVHMLNLGHPILGDPFYAEGEALAAADRLQLHAEMLGFTHPRSGQWMEFLIRCPF from the coding sequence ATGACCCCGGAGCTTCCCAACCAGTACATCTACACCCCGCCCATGGAGCCCTACCTGACGGTTATCCATGAGGACGAGGACATCATCGTGCTCGACAAGCCCTCCGGTCTTCTTTCGGTCCCCGGCAAGCCCGAGGAGCTCAAGGATTGCCTGGAAAGCCGCGCGCGCGAACGCTACCCGACGGCCTCGACCATCCACAGGCTGGACAAGGACACCTCGGGGGTCGTGGTCATGGCGCTCAACAAATGGGCCCACGGGCGCATCGGTATCCAGTTCGAGAAACGCCAGACCGAAAAGTTCTACGAAGCCCGCCTTTGGGGCCTGCTCGAGGAAGACCGGGGCCGCGTCGACCTGCCCCTCGCCACTGATTGGGAGCGCAAGCCGCGCCAGCGCGTCGATTTCGAGCGCGGCCGCCCCTCGCAGACCGACTGGGAGGTGCTATCGCGCGATGGCAACACCACGCGCGTCAAGCTGATGCCGATCACCGGGCGCACCCACCAGCTCCGCGTCCATATGCTCAACCTCGGCCATCCGATCCTGGGCGATCCGTTCTATGCGGAAGGCGAAGCTCTCGCGGCCGCCGACCGTCTCCAGCTTCACGCCGAAATGCTCGGCTTTACCCACCCGCGCTCGGGCCAGTGGATGGAATTCCTCATTCGCTGCCCGTTCTGA
- the aqpZ gene encoding aquaporin Z, translating into MATDSSANISTRRLGAEFLGTFWLVLGGCGAAVISATFPQFGIGFLGVALAFGLTVLTGVYAFGAISGGHFNPAVTLGLAVAGRFSWGGVIPYWIAQVVGGLLAALVLYIIVSNAADFTGVGGFASNGFDANSPGGYNMIAALVTEIVLTAVFVIVILGATSPAAPVGFAGIAIGFTLTLIHLISIPVTNTSVNPARSTAVAFFAQNGAAGQLWLFWVAPLVGGALGAIVWRALFGRD; encoded by the coding sequence ATGGCAACTGATTCGTCTGCGAACATTTCGACACGGCGCCTGGGCGCCGAATTTCTTGGTACGTTCTGGCTGGTACTCGGCGGCTGCGGCGCCGCGGTTATTTCAGCGACATTTCCGCAATTCGGCATCGGCTTTCTCGGCGTGGCGCTCGCCTTCGGGTTGACGGTACTTACCGGCGTCTATGCTTTCGGCGCCATCTCGGGCGGCCATTTCAACCCGGCGGTGACGCTGGGCCTGGCGGTCGCCGGGCGCTTCTCGTGGGGCGGGGTCATTCCCTACTGGATCGCCCAGGTGGTGGGCGGGTTGCTCGCCGCGCTCGTGCTTTACATCATCGTTTCCAACGCCGCCGACTTCACCGGCGTAGGCGGCTTCGCCTCCAACGGGTTCGATGCCAACTCGCCTGGCGGCTACAACATGATCGCCGCGCTCGTCACGGAAATCGTGCTGACGGCAGTTTTCGTCATCGTGATCCTGGGGGCCACGAGCCCGGCCGCTCCGGTGGGCTTTGCCGGCATCGCCATTGGCTTCACGCTCACGCTCATCCACCTCATCTCGATCCCGGTGACCAATACCTCGGTCAATCCGGCCCGCTCGACGGCCGTGGCCTTCTTCGCCCAGAACGGGGCGGCGGGGCAGCTGTGGCTGTTCTGGGTGGCGCCGCTGGTGGGCGGGGCGCTTGGCGCCATCGTCTGGCGCGCGCTCTTCGGTCGCGACTGA
- a CDS encoding type II secretion system F family protein gives MDKFFNLVTDRNFLIAVLAAISAAAVVFTFGSQFLGRSNMKDRIKRVALEREKMRAEEMARLRGSAENARQTARSEGSKDYMKRVVERFSLQKAFVDENTADSLARAGYRGQGHLTTYVFMRFVTPFILLVLAFGYLSLVMKDNPIYLNAVIAIGLGIIGSYIPVLLLRNTTTKRQQSVRRAWPDCLDLMLLCVEAGMSVEHAFKRVAKEIGQQSPELAEELTLTTAELSFLDDRTRAYENLGKRTGLDGVRSVMTALIQADRYGTSVGQALRVMAEEGREQRMNEAEKKAAALPPKLTVPLILFFLPVLFIVIIAPAMIKVFSMGH, from the coding sequence ATGGACAAGTTCTTCAACCTCGTCACCGACCGGAACTTCCTCATCGCCGTACTGGCCGCCATCTCGGCGGCCGCGGTCGTCTTCACGTTCGGCTCCCAGTTCCTTGGCCGTTCCAATATGAAGGACCGTATCAAGCGCGTGGCGCTCGAGCGCGAGAAGATGCGCGCCGAGGAAATGGCACGCCTGCGCGGCAGCGCCGAAAACGCCCGGCAGACCGCTCGAAGCGAGGGTAGCAAGGACTACATGAAACGCGTCGTCGAGCGTTTCTCGCTCCAGAAGGCGTTCGTGGACGAGAACACCGCCGACTCCCTGGCGCGTGCCGGCTATCGAGGCCAGGGGCACCTGACCACCTATGTGTTCATGCGCTTCGTGACCCCGTTCATCCTGCTCGTCCTCGCCTTCGGGTACCTGAGCCTGGTGATGAAGGACAATCCCATCTACCTCAACGCCGTGATCGCCATCGGCCTGGGCATCATCGGCTCCTACATCCCCGTGCTCCTGCTCAGGAACACCACGACCAAGCGGCAGCAATCGGTGCGCCGCGCCTGGCCGGATTGCCTCGACCTCATGCTGCTATGCGTGGAAGCGGGCATGTCCGTGGAGCACGCCTTCAAGCGCGTGGCCAAGGAGATCGGCCAGCAAAGCCCGGAACTGGCAGAGGAGCTGACCCTCACTACCGCCGAGCTTTCGTTTCTCGATGATCGCACCCGCGCCTATGAGAACCTCGGCAAGCGTACGGGCCTCGATGGCGTGCGTTCGGTGATGACCGCCCTGATCCAGGCCGACCGCTACGGCACCTCGGTAGGGCAGGCGCTGCGCGTCATGGCCGAGGAAGGTCGCGAACAGCGCATGAACGAGGCCGAAAAGAAGGCCGCCGCCCTGCCGCCCAAGCTGACCGTGCCGCTGATCCTCTTCTTCCTGCCGGTGCTCTTCATCGTCATCATCGCCCCGGCGATGATCAAGGTCTTCTCGATGGGCCATTGA
- a CDS encoding type II secretion system F family protein: protein MNPIILVILAMVSIGTLVFALVPSMLGSSRAEKRRKALQGNIQANRREAFAERNRADRRKQVQAAIKGQTDALNERKKRVPLKAQLYQAGMKIKPAGFIRNSVILGVAVFLVTLVMQVPLIFAAVFGIASGYLLPKLYMGRRRNGFRNKFLDELPNAVEAIVRGVKSGLPLNDSMRVVARESKEPLKTEFQRVLDQQAVGKTMSEAIVTLYDRVPVPEVNFFIVVITVQQQAGGNLSEALTNLSRVLRNRKKMKAKVKAMSSEAKASAGIIGSLPFVVAILVSLTSPTYLGPFFTTTIGMFWLGVAGLMLSMGVFVMYRMVQFEF, encoded by the coding sequence GTGAACCCAATTATCCTGGTCATCCTGGCAATGGTGTCGATTGGCACCCTGGTATTCGCTTTGGTGCCGTCAATGCTCGGGTCCAGCCGCGCCGAAAAGCGGCGCAAGGCCCTGCAGGGAAATATCCAGGCCAATCGTCGCGAGGCCTTCGCCGAACGCAATCGCGCTGACCGCCGTAAGCAGGTTCAGGCTGCCATCAAGGGGCAGACCGATGCCCTCAACGAGCGCAAGAAGCGCGTGCCACTCAAGGCCCAGCTCTATCAGGCAGGCATGAAGATCAAGCCGGCCGGCTTCATCCGGAATTCGGTGATCCTGGGCGTAGCCGTCTTCCTCGTGACCCTCGTCATGCAGGTGCCGTTGATCTTTGCCGCCGTCTTCGGCATCGCCAGTGGCTATCTCCTGCCCAAGCTCTACATGGGCCGTCGCCGCAACGGCTTCCGCAACAAGTTCCTGGACGAGTTGCCCAACGCCGTCGAAGCCATCGTGCGTGGCGTCAAATCCGGCCTGCCGCTCAACGATTCGATGCGCGTCGTCGCCCGCGAATCCAAGGAGCCGCTCAAGACCGAGTTCCAGCGCGTGCTCGACCAGCAGGCGGTCGGCAAGACGATGTCCGAGGCGATCGTGACGCTCTATGACCGCGTGCCGGTGCCGGAGGTGAACTTCTTCATCGTCGTCATCACCGTCCAGCAGCAGGCGGGTGGCAATCTTTCCGAAGCGCTGACCAACCTTTCTCGCGTGCTGCGCAATCGCAAGAAGATGAAGGCCAAGGTCAAGGCGATGTCCTCGGAGGCCAAGGCATCCGCCGGCATCATCGGCTCGCTGCCCTTCGTTGTGGCAATCCTGGTGAGCTTGACCAGCCCCACCTATCTCGGGCCGTTCTTCACCACCACCATCGGCATGTTCTGGTTGGGTGTTGCAGGCCTCATGCTCTCGATGGGCGTCTTCGTCATGTACCGTATGGTCCAGTTCGAGTTCTGA
- a CDS encoding CpaF family protein, translating to MFGKRTTFGGNTPGVAPAPRPAPIPAPAARPERMEAVMRAPEPSRRTADEVIDVRSPDVAARDKEYFQTKSAIFNALIDSIDLSQLATMEQETAREEIRDIVAEIIALKSIVMSISEQEDLLEDICNDVLGYGPLEPLLARDDIADIMVNGSQKCYIEVGGKVKLTNVRFRDDAHLMNVCQRIVSQVGRRVDESSPICDARLPDGSRVNVIAPPLSIDGAALTIRKFKKDKLTLQQLVKYGSISPEGAEVLRVLGRVRANVLISGGTGSGKTTLLNCLTAFIERDERVITCEDSAELQLQQPHVVRLETRPPNLEGEGEITMRDLVKNCLRMRPERIIVGEVRGPEAFDLLQAMNTGHDGSMGTLHANSPREALSRLESMITMGGYSLPSRTIREMITSSIDVIVQAARLRDGSRRITHISEVLGMEGDVIVTQDVFVYDILGEDSNGQLIGRHRSTGITKPNFSERARYFNEEANLVEALERSNVEQHALLET from the coding sequence ATGTTTGGCAAGCGCACAACCTTTGGCGGCAACACCCCGGGCGTCGCGCCCGCGCCGCGTCCCGCCCCGATACCGGCCCCCGCGGCTCGTCCGGAGCGCATGGAAGCGGTCATGCGCGCCCCTGAACCCAGCCGCCGCACCGCCGACGAAGTCATCGACGTGCGCAGCCCGGACGTGGCCGCGCGCGACAAGGAATACTTCCAGACCAAGTCGGCGATCTTCAACGCCCTGATCGACTCGATCGACCTCTCCCAGCTCGCCACCATGGAGCAGGAGACGGCGCGCGAGGAAATCCGCGACATCGTCGCCGAGATCATCGCGCTCAAGTCGATCGTCATGTCGATCTCCGAGCAGGAGGACCTGCTCGAGGACATCTGCAACGACGTCCTGGGTTACGGGCCGCTCGAGCCGTTGCTGGCGCGTGACGACATCGCCGACATCATGGTGAACGGTTCCCAGAAGTGCTACATCGAAGTCGGCGGCAAGGTGAAGCTCACCAATGTGCGCTTCCGCGACGACGCGCACCTGATGAACGTGTGCCAGCGCATCGTGAGCCAGGTCGGCCGCCGCGTCGATGAGAGCTCGCCCATCTGCGACGCCCGTCTTCCGGACGGCTCGCGCGTCAACGTCATCGCTCCGCCGCTCTCGATCGACGGCGCCGCGCTGACCATCCGTAAGTTCAAGAAGGACAAGCTGACCCTCCAGCAGCTGGTCAAGTACGGCTCCATCTCGCCGGAAGGCGCCGAGGTGCTGCGCGTCCTCGGCCGCGTGCGCGCCAATGTGCTGATCTCGGGTGGTACAGGTTCGGGCAAGACCACGCTCCTTAACTGCCTTACCGCCTTCATCGAACGCGACGAGCGCGTCATCACCTGCGAAGACTCGGCCGAACTCCAGCTCCAGCAGCCTCACGTCGTGCGCCTTGAAACCCGTCCGCCCAACCTCGAGGGCGAGGGCGAGATCACCATGCGCGACCTGGTCAAGAACTGCCTGCGTATGCGTCCGGAACGCATCATCGTGGGCGAAGTGCGCGGACCGGAGGCTTTTGACCTCCTGCAGGCCATGAACACGGGCCATGACGGCTCGATGGGCACGCTCCACGCCAACAGCCCGCGCGAAGCGCTTTCCCGTCTCGAATCGATGATCACCATGGGCGGCTATTCACTGCCCAGCCGCACGATCCGCGAGATGATCACTTCCTCGATCGACGTGATCGTGCAGGCCGCACGTCTGCGCGACGGCTCGCGCCGTATCACCCACATCTCCGAAGTACTGGGCATGGAAGGCGACGTGATCGTGACCCAGGACGTCTTCGTCTACGACATCCTGGGCGAGGATTCGAACGGTCAGCTCATCGGGCGGCACCGCTCGACCGGCATCACCAAGCCCAATTTCTCCGAGCGCGCCCGCTATTTCAACGAAGAGGCCAATTTGGTCGAAGCGCTGGAGCGGTCCAACGTCGAACAGCACGCGCTGCTCGAGACCTGA